The Meriones unguiculatus strain TT.TT164.6M chromosome 1, Bangor_MerUng_6.1, whole genome shotgun sequence genome has a segment encoding these proteins:
- the LOC110560369 gene encoding glutathione S-transferase P → MPPYTIVYFPVRGRCEAMRMLLADQGQSWKEEVVTIDSWMQGALKSTCLYGQLPKFEDGDLSLYQSNAILRHLGRTFGLYGKDQKEAALVDMVNDGVEDLRCKYVTLIYTKYEEGKDDYVKALPGHLKPFETLLSQNQGGKAFIVGDQISFADYNLLDLLLIHQVLAPGCLDSFPLLSAYVARLSNRPKIKAFLSSPDHVNRPINGNGKQ, encoded by the exons A TGCCGCCTTACACCATCGTCTACTTCCCGGTTCGAG GGCGCTGCGAGGCCATGCGCATGCTGCTGGCCGACCAGGGCCAGAGCTGGAAGGAGGAGGTGGTTACCATAGATTCCTGGATGCAAGGCGCGCTCAAGTCCACCTGT cTGTACGGGCAGCTCCCCAAGTTTGAGGATGGAGACCTCAGCCTGTACCAATCTAATGCCATCTTGAGGCACCTGGGCCGCACATTCG GGCTTTATGGGAAAGATCAGAAGGAGGCTGCCCTGGTGGATATGGTGAATGATGGGGTAGAAGACCTTCGCTGCAAATACGTCACCCTCATCTACACCAAATAC GAGGAGGGTAAGGATGACTATGTGAAGGCCCTGCCTGGGCACCTGAAGCCTTTTGAGACCCTGCTGTCCCAGAACCAGGGAGGCAAAGCCTTCATCGTGGGTGACCAG ATCTCCTTTGCCGATTACAACTTGCTGGACCTGCTGCTGATCCACCAGGTCCTGGCCCCTGGCTGCCTGGACAGCTTCCCCCTGCTCTCTGCCTATGTGGCTCGCCTCAGTAACCGGCCCAAGATCAAGGCCTTTCTGTCCTCCCCCGACCACGTGAACCGTCCCATCAATGGCAACGGCAAGCagtag